One part of the Corynebacterium sp. CNCTC7651 genome encodes these proteins:
- the mraZ gene encoding division/cell wall cluster transcriptional repressor MraZ has protein sequence MFLGTYTPKLDDKGRLTLPAKFREELADGLMVTKGQDHSLAVYPREEFAARARKAAAASRTNPKARAFIRNLAASADEQTLDGSGRITLSPAHREYANLSKECVVIGSVDFLEIWDQESWAQYQQETEAAFSAADDDDILSGLL, from the coding sequence ATGTTTCTGGGAACCTACACTCCCAAGCTCGACGACAAGGGGCGCCTGACACTGCCCGCCAAGTTCCGCGAGGAGCTGGCGGACGGGTTGATGGTGACCAAGGGGCAGGACCACTCGCTTGCGGTCTATCCCCGCGAGGAGTTCGCCGCACGTGCCCGAAAGGCGGCGGCAGCTTCCCGTACGAACCCGAAGGCTCGCGCGTTCATTCGTAACCTGGCTGCCAGTGCGGATGAGCAGACGCTGGACGGTTCCGGTCGCATTACGCTGTCGCCGGCGCACCGGGAGTACGCAAACCTGAGCAAGGAATGCGTAGTCATCGGGTCAGTGGATTTTCTGGAGATCTGGGATCAAGAATCCTGGGCGCAATATCAACAGGAGACGGAAGCCGCTTTCTCGGCGGCGGACGATGACGACATTCTCTCCGGTCTGCTGTAG
- a CDS encoding SAV_6107 family HEPN domain-containing protein, producing MNSVISATTSSTYGAAARPSRRDTFLASAESLLGAARAELAASRPDLAMEYAYQAALRVAGAVNAQSPVLRKRKRLPTSAWDKLALTGEGGKAWADRFRAYSRQRGRVASGIERNLDADLVRRLLKDAESFYIEVHPGDVMAA from the coding sequence ATGAACAGCGTTATCTCCGCCACCACCAGCTCTACCTACGGTGCAGCCGCCCGGCCGTCCCGGCGCGACACTTTTCTTGCGTCGGCCGAGTCCCTCTTGGGGGCCGCCCGGGCAGAGCTCGCAGCTTCCCGCCCTGACCTCGCTATGGAGTACGCCTACCAAGCGGCGCTTCGTGTGGCGGGTGCGGTGAACGCGCAATCCCCGGTGCTGCGCAAGCGTAAGCGGCTGCCCACCAGCGCGTGGGACAAGCTTGCGCTTACGGGGGAGGGTGGCAAAGCGTGGGCGGACCGGTTTCGCGCATATTCGCGCCAGCGGGGGAGAGTGGCCTCCGGCATAGAGCGCAACCTGGACGCGGACTTGGTGCGCCGGCTGCTCAAGGATGCGGAGTCTTTCTATATAGAGGTGCACCCGGGCGACGTGATGGCGGCATAG
- a CDS encoding polyprenyl synthetase family protein codes for MQHRGLTITEVPAAVEAQLASFFAGQESVIAELGSPVERAVEHLKRFVLGGGKRIRPLYGWTGFVGSGGCERGGEDPEAVLRAVSSLEFIQACALIHDDIIDASDTRRGAPTVHRAIEAQHREGNLRGDAAAYGEHAAILIGDLALVWAEDMWRGSGVSQDALARAEDAWRGMRTEVIGGQILDIALETEGSESAEMADRVNRFKTAAYTIERPLHLGAALAGAPAETIAAFRGYGRDIGIAFQLRDDILGVFGDAAITGKPAGDDIREGKRTVLYTSALSLLDAADPSAAAELRAGIGAVDADVDRLAALIARSGAVDAVEARIDELTASGLTYLEQAPISDEAVSTLRQLAIKSTARRS; via the coding sequence GTGCAGCACCGCGGATTGACCATCACTGAGGTGCCCGCAGCGGTAGAAGCGCAGCTTGCCTCGTTTTTCGCTGGCCAAGAATCCGTGATTGCAGAGCTGGGTAGCCCGGTGGAGCGCGCGGTGGAGCACCTCAAGCGCTTCGTGCTCGGGGGCGGCAAGCGGATCCGCCCCCTCTACGGCTGGACCGGGTTTGTGGGCAGCGGGGGCTGCGAGCGCGGCGGCGAGGACCCGGAGGCGGTGCTGCGCGCCGTGTCCTCCCTGGAGTTCATCCAGGCCTGCGCCCTGATTCACGACGATATTATTGATGCCTCCGACACCCGCCGCGGCGCCCCCACCGTCCACCGCGCAATTGAGGCGCAGCACCGCGAAGGCAACCTGCGGGGCGATGCCGCGGCGTACGGTGAACATGCCGCCATCTTGATCGGCGATCTGGCGCTGGTGTGGGCGGAGGACATGTGGCGCGGCTCTGGGGTCTCGCAAGACGCGCTCGCCCGCGCCGAGGATGCCTGGCGCGGCATGCGCACCGAGGTCATTGGCGGCCAGATCCTGGACATCGCCCTTGAAACGGAGGGCAGCGAATCTGCTGAGATGGCCGATCGGGTGAACCGGTTCAAGACTGCCGCGTACACCATTGAGCGCCCGCTGCACCTGGGTGCGGCTCTGGCCGGGGCGCCTGCGGAAACTATCGCGGCGTTCCGCGGTTACGGCCGGGACATCGGGATTGCTTTTCAGCTTCGCGACGATATCTTGGGGGTCTTCGGCGACGCCGCGATTACCGGCAAGCCGGCTGGGGACGACATCCGCGAGGGCAAGCGCACAGTGCTCTACACCTCGGCGTTGTCCCTGCTCGACGCTGCCGATCCTTCCGCCGCGGCGGAACTGCGTGCCGGCATCGGGGCCGTGGACGCGGACGTGGACCGGCTCGCCGCGCTCATCGCACGCAGCGGTGCCGTTGATGCGGTGGAGGCGCGCATCGATGAGCTCACCGCGTCTGGCCTGACCTACTTGGAGCAGGCGCCGATCAGCGATGAGGCCGTGTCCACGCTGCGCCAGCTGGCGATCAAGTCCACCGCGCGGCGGAGCTAA
- a CDS encoding DUF3040 domain-containing protein — protein MSLSEQEQRMLREIEQSLLAEDPKFGSTVANEAGFGVSAPTGNLTMRSVALMVLGLVLLIGGVALASLSIWAIVLSVIGFVVMLGGGIMALRAPAPSTSRPQAPSQAQRARSPRTVAMEENFRRRFEDRQ, from the coding sequence GTGTCTCTTTCTGAGCAAGAACAGCGCATGCTCCGCGAGATTGAGCAGTCCCTCCTCGCGGAAGATCCCAAGTTTGGGAGCACCGTGGCAAATGAGGCTGGCTTTGGCGTGTCCGCGCCCACCGGCAACCTGACCATGCGCAGCGTCGCTCTCATGGTGCTGGGTCTGGTCCTGCTTATTGGCGGCGTTGCCCTGGCGTCGCTGAGCATTTGGGCAATTGTGCTGAGTGTCATTGGATTTGTGGTCATGCTGGGCGGCGGCATTATGGCGCTGCGCGCCCCCGCGCCGTCAACATCCCGCCCGCAGGCGCCTTCCCAGGCACAGCGTGCCCGTTCCCCGCGCACTGTGGCGATGGAGGAGAATTTCCGCCGCCGCTTTGAGGATCGCCAGTAG
- a CDS encoding GNAT family N-acetyltransferase, whose product MSVEIRRLSAGEYSMLVPTLVDIYMAAMEYDPAIREQRVRIWRGEVSWPGFTAIAAIEGGDVIGVAYGFIGSRERWWDRQLMRSMEENGGITPRRREILNSYFEVAEIHVLPGHQGRGIGAKLLTELLKLAPAEWALLSTPEIDGEANGAFGLYRKYGFEDLARNFMYPGDPRPFAILGRRLPLPSGL is encoded by the coding sequence GTGAGCGTAGAAATCCGCAGGCTCAGCGCGGGCGAGTACTCCATGCTCGTGCCCACGCTGGTGGATATTTATATGGCTGCGATGGAGTATGACCCGGCGATTCGGGAGCAGCGGGTGCGCATCTGGCGCGGCGAAGTGAGCTGGCCGGGGTTCACTGCTATTGCCGCGATTGAGGGCGGGGATGTGATCGGGGTGGCGTACGGCTTCATCGGCAGTCGCGAGCGCTGGTGGGACCGCCAGCTGATGCGGAGCATGGAGGAAAACGGGGGGATCACCCCGCGGCGCCGCGAGATTCTCAACAGCTACTTCGAGGTAGCGGAGATTCATGTCCTGCCCGGCCACCAGGGGCGCGGCATTGGGGCGAAGCTGCTGACGGAGCTGCTCAAGCTTGCCCCGGCGGAGTGGGCGCTATTGTCCACCCCCGAAATCGACGGCGAAGCGAACGGCGCGTTTGGGCTCTACAGGAAGTACGGGTTTGAGGATCTAGCGCGCAACTTCATGTACCCGGGCGACCCTAGGCCATTTGCCATCCTTGGCCGTCGGCTGCCGCTTCCCAGTGGTCTGTAG
- the rsmH gene encoding 16S rRNA (cytosine(1402)-N(4))-methyltransferase RsmH — translation MDFDPAANHGHVPVMRDRMAELLAPAVEAFGDSAVIVDGTLGAGGHTEHFLEVFRAARVIGVDRDPNALAQAGERVARFGDRFAPVQARFDDILEPIATGEGPAFDAVRDTGVAGALFDLGVSSMQLDQPERGFAYKVDAPLDMRMDPTTGITAADVLNTYSHGDIARILKTYGDERFAGKIATAIVKERERAPFEHSARLVELLYDTIPAAARRTGGHPAKRTFQALRVEVNRELEAVEHVVPVITELLGVGGRVVFMSYQSLEDKIVKAAFADLTASKTPPGLPMDLPGTAPKFRSITNGAEKASQEEIELNSRAASVRVRGVEKLAPPD, via the coding sequence ATGGACTTCGACCCTGCTGCCAACCACGGCCACGTCCCCGTGATGCGCGACCGCATGGCGGAACTGCTCGCGCCCGCCGTTGAGGCGTTCGGCGACAGCGCCGTGATTGTCGACGGCACTCTCGGCGCCGGCGGCCACACCGAGCACTTCCTCGAGGTCTTCCGCGCCGCGCGAGTGATCGGCGTGGACCGCGACCCGAACGCGCTCGCCCAAGCCGGCGAGCGCGTCGCCCGTTTCGGGGACAGGTTCGCACCCGTGCAGGCGCGTTTCGACGACATCTTGGAACCCATCGCCACCGGAGAAGGTCCCGCCTTCGATGCAGTGCGCGACACCGGGGTGGCGGGCGCGCTGTTTGATCTCGGCGTGTCTTCGATGCAACTGGACCAGCCGGAGCGCGGGTTCGCCTACAAGGTCGATGCTCCGCTGGACATGCGCATGGATCCCACCACGGGAATCACTGCCGCAGACGTGCTGAACACCTACAGCCACGGTGACATTGCACGCATCCTCAAGACCTACGGCGATGAACGCTTCGCCGGCAAGATCGCCACGGCGATTGTGAAGGAGCGCGAACGTGCCCCGTTCGAGCACTCCGCACGATTGGTGGAGCTGCTCTACGACACCATTCCGGCCGCAGCTCGCCGTACCGGCGGCCACCCGGCCAAGCGCACATTCCAGGCACTGCGCGTGGAGGTCAACCGCGAACTCGAGGCCGTGGAACACGTAGTTCCGGTAATTACAGAACTTCTTGGCGTTGGCGGCCGCGTGGTGTTCATGAGTTACCAGTCCTTAGAGGACAAAATTGTAAAGGCAGCTTTTGCGGACCTGACCGCCTCGAAGACTCCGCCCGGGCTGCCAATGGACTTGCCCGGCACCGCGCCGAAATTCCGCTCCATCACCAACGGCGCGGAGAAGGCAAGCCAGGAGGAGATCGAGCTCAACTCCCGCGCCGCCTCTGTGCGTGTCCGCGGCGTGGAGAAACTCGCCCCTCCGGATTAA